The DNA window TCGTTAGGTATAAGAGGAATCATCACTTGTATATAAATAGCATAATTTTAGACATAATAACAATAAAGAATACAACCTTGTCATCCTCAATATTTCACTCTCATTTACATATGTAGTTCTGTTTTGCAAGATTAATTAGCATTGTAAGAATTATATATTCTCTTCGATCCAAGGCATGAGGAAATTTTCTCGCAAAGGGCTTAAAAAGGCATGTAAATAATTATATACGTGTGAATGATCATTAGGTTTGGATTTAAAATGACTCAATGTGTAGCACACGATGGCTATCATATCTTGATTTTTGCTAGTGTCTGTGGGGAAGGCTAAATTGAAGCCATAAGTCTCGGCAGTGTCTTTATAGTTGGGGGTGGAGCCATCAACTTTACACGTATTTTCATGTCATTAGCCCTCTCCTAGAACTCGTAATGATGGTTTTTGAACAGCATCTTCAACAAGGGAACACAAAGCTCCAACAAAGATTGTTCATTTACTACTAATTGATCACTATAAtcattataaataaatgttCTCCTGCTCTTTACTCACCCCCACCTTTTGCTTATGATTTTATATAGAGTGCTAGGCAAATTATATGCAAGCATAGCGCAGTTGGAGTTATTGGAGAAGTAGAGCCTATCATTTCTAACTTCGAAACCAGAAGGAAATTTAATTACCAAAAGGCCCTCTTgatctccccccccccccccatatatatatatatatatatatatatatatatatatatccgagttttcatttcaaattttgCATCTAAAATCAATTATGCACGAGGCATCTTTGTTGCGTCTAAGTTTGGATCTCATTCAACTGCAGGAGCATCAACGCTGAAGTTTAAAAATACTTGGATTGAAAGATATGCCATATGTCATGAAATCTAGCCTTGTGATTGAATGGTAATGAAGAGCTGGATTTACCCTCATAAAAGCAAAAGAATGCGTTGGAATTTGGGCTCTAGCTAGGATAGTTAGgcttttgaaaattaaatacgAAAAATATAATAGTATCTATCATGAATTTTCTCATAAAATTGGATCCGAGTTTTAACATtacttaaattatataaaaaaaacttcagtatttttttatacataaatcTGGTTGGAATTTTACACTTGGATTAAAAAGTTACTGaggtaagaaaaacaaattgctcgactatatatatatatatatatatatatatatatatatatatatatatatttgatttgttaacaTTTGAGAATATCTTTGAGATGTACCTCCTccctcgatttttttttttgagttggaACCTTAACATTTAGATTGCATCATTAAGATTgatcataaataaaagaaatttagacTTGATCAAAGAATaccaattaaaaacaattagggTAACATATTGTGAACTTATGAAATTAGAGTAATATTATGATGATGGAGGAAAGAATGAGAGCAGAAGGGTAGATtgggaaatgaagaaaagaCAATCCACTTCCTTCTAAAAACAACCCACAGCAAAATTCCGAATCCAGGGCCACTAGTGTTTTGGTGATGTAGATTAAAGTGGCTGCTTTCACATTGTATGTCTATATTATGATGGTGTGTGGTAGTATAGTAAAAATATTGGTCGCtagatatttgattttttttaaataatttttttatataattttgatatattgatgttaaaaataatttttaaaaataaaaaaaaattttaaaaaaccattaatatcaCCATAGTGTGAAACACGCTCCGCATCTCTTCATATAACCTGTACCATATATTCCTTTACATACCCACAAAAGACCGGCCAACAAAGCAAATAATACTAATCAACTGAACTTACAAAGGCAAGCCATGTTTTCTACTTCTACAATATCCTCATCTTCCTCACATTCATCAATATACACATACTCTAAACTGACAATAAAAACCTAACTTTCTTTCTTTAGCTTTTCTACTAACTCAAAAAGAGTTCTCACCCATCTttgcttttcttgttttggatTGTTGTAGATctacaaagaagaaaagatgattCAAGAACTCTTAGGAGGTGCTGGCTTAATTGGCGGTGAGAGGAAAATTCCCATCAATGCAACCATTTTAGAAGGCAcgccttctccttctccttctctttctccttcaccatctccttcttcttcaacaacatcaGCAGCAACTACTTCTGCTACTAACTCAACACCTTCTTCAGCTCAAGAGAACTTGAGATGCCCTCGATGCGATTCTTCAAACACCAAGTTCTGTTACTATAACAACTATAACCTCACTCAGCCTCGCCACTTCTGTAAGACTTGCCGCCGATATTGGACTAAAGGTGGTGCGCTTAGGAATGTTCCAATTGGAGGTGGATGTAGGAAAAACAAGAACACAAGCGTATCGGCCTCAGTTGGAAAATCTGGCACCAATAAGATGAAAACTATGGCTTCTGACATCGGACGATCAGGTTTTGGAAATGGGTTTGAACATGAGCTTTCGTCAAGCCCTATCATGTGGGCTTCACCACAGAATTCTCATATTTTGGCTTTGCTAAGAGCCacccaaaaccctaaccctagtaCACTTTCTAATTCTATTTTTGTGAAGGAGGAGGGGGGTTTGATTGGAAACCAGTTCATAAGTGAGCCAGGAGTTGGAACAGCTGCACTGAATGCTAGAACCCTAGGCTTGGACCCTATTAGTCAAGTTCCTTCTCTTGGTCTTTGCAGCCCTTTTTGGAAAAGCAATCAGCACCAACAAAACGGTTTCACTGTTGGTGAAGCTCAAAATTCAGGGATACAAGAACTGTATCAAAGGCTTAGATCATCAACAAATTACTATACTGATAACCCATCAGCAATAGTTCTAAGCAATGTTGCGACTTCATCATCAACTTCAACTTCAACCATTTTGGAGTCTGCTCCAGTTGCTGGAGGTGAGTTGGGTTACTGGAATCCAGCCTTTTCATGGTCTGATCTTCCAACAACTAATGGTGCATATCCTTaagaacaattttaatttttttttttaagttttagatCTCCTTCATTTTCTAGGGTTGTCGTTTGGGGTGTGGTATAAGAATATGGTCGTAGAATCAGTATTTCTTTTCCgtttcttttaatgttcttGATTAAGTATGTGTGTTTTGAGGTGTGTTTAAATTGTGAGGATGTACCAAGGACCAAGAAGTAGTGATGAAAATATTGATTGGCTTCCAATCCATTTTCATATAAATCatctttctttacttcaaatgcAGGATGCAATCGCAGAAATGACTAGCTTAGCTAGGGGTGTTAAAAGGTTCTTATTAGCTATcaaatttttcaaagatgatgtGAGATTTTAGGCAAACACATACTCCATCTATTCCTGTGCTATGAGAATAATCAAACGTGAGAAAGAATAAACCATCACATGATTGATTTAGTTTATCATCTTGGTGAACTCAAAAACTTTATAAGCTTTCCTTTTCATACATATTAAGGGGTGGAGGTCAGGTGCAaggtgttggtggtggtggtggtggtagtcTGTTGGGTGGCATATGTAGATTCGTTTAATTGTTACGAGAAAGTAATCAACAATTAAGTATTAAAAGCAGCATTTGGAAATTAGATCGGTTTCCTCAAAAAGCAATTTGATTCTATCAGTTGGGAAGAAGGATTCCGCTTGCAGCCTTATGCTAAAGCCTTCTGTCTGCCTGCCTGCCTGCGCTTCACTTCTTCTCATAAATTTGCTTAGATTTATatattctcttcttcttgtACTGGAAAtactcaccaccaccaccttctcCCTCCTCCCTctctaacacacacacacacacgtgcaTCCATACATTAATTaacatgcatataattaattatctttgATAGCTTACTTTAGAAGTGTAAGTAATAACAAACAATGTCACAAGGTGCAACGTTGCGGTTATTATCCTTTCAGATCATgattattagaaataatatgGGTAGAAagaacaaggaattcttgtcatttatcattaaaaaagagGGAATGAGAGTCTTTACCTAGTATTTTAATCACTAAAAACCCCAATTGGTTTTAGAATCTGAGTAACGGTACTGATTATATATAGAGAAGATATTAACACCTCTAGTATACCTGACCTGAGATAAgatgcattatttatttatctgatGTAAATTAAGgtaatgttgtattttttaattattgatctatttaagataaaaaaacatcttcatCAATAAGGATGTTTTTATCTTATCAAGTTATAATCTAACAATTCTaatgcaaaaacataaaaaataaaatgaactatttttttatttaatattggaaaTATATCttatgtataaatttataatcctatatattaaaataaacaaaataatatttttttttggtgtttttgaaatgtatgtcaagttcaaataaataatcataaattagttATGATATCATTTGActgattcttgtattttttcaaactataataaaaatgcttttttttttataaaaaaaataaaatgtgcaTGACAATCATGAGAGATTCTAAAGAACTTGGCGTACACCATTAGAGACTTATCCATTTCATAAAACTGCTTCATATCTTCCAAGTTTCATAACAGTGAAGGAAAATATGCTCAATAATTTCTctatcaaaaacacaaaaagaacaACCCATAAGATCAATGTCTATTGTCATAacttatttttgggttattcctcacttttttttctttccaaaataaaaataaaataataaaataataatagcaaaaagaCTTGCATTTTGGCAAAACTAAGTTGCGAGGATTTCACatgtagaaaaaatcaagctgcaattttgaaTGGAATCGATAGTCTAATTGTACCTCACTTTATCCAAAACTGAAGAGACAATACAGatttaagatcaaattaaattattattggatgaatctgcaTACAAAACTAAGTCTAAGgagataattatatttttaatagaccaatttgatttaatcataggctaaattaaaatttaattatgtttaagaattaactTGGATccaattaaatgatttaattacatacaagaacttaattatactttaaatgagtcaaattaattttattaggggctgaattggtgaaaattaagtttgaaagtccaatttggttttaattgagaagattaaaattttagaagaccaAAAGTTAATTGGTTCAAATAAGGAGTAAAATcgcaacaaaaacaaagattttggGTCAATTAAGacctaaattgaaaaaatttgcAGCCaatgatcattttaaaaaagacaccAAACTCTAGGGATTTAATTGGTTGAaattaggggtgaaattgaaaagatttgaaagtttaatggttagTTAGGGGCAAATTAAAGAAATCCAAGACCAAGGACTAATGTGAAAAAGACGctaaaattagaagtttaagGTAAATTAGAGgtgcaattgaaagaaattaaaagccagatgaccaaattgaactttagccaaaaccctaaattaaaaccttaaaaagtCCAAAATGATgccattttgaaaagaaaaaaaaatagacaacgcGTCGTCTAGTCactgtttcttttcttcaacattTTTGCCTAAAAAAATTGCTCGGGTAGGCATTTTTTAGgggcatttaatgcttcatttctctacaaaatttgacaaaacttgcacgCAAATGTTGATCTGACATCTGACTATACCCTATCACCCTCAGCATTGCCCCTAAGTTACCAACCCAACCAGCCTTCAATTGATAAATTTGACAATTCATGATGGCCACTTTAAGCGAACGGTTAGGATCCTTTGGGGCTGAATCAAGGGTCTCTACCCCTGATGATTTAGcacaattaaagagaaaatatctcTCTTCCACCATTATAAATAAGGGTGGATTTCATGGTCTGAAAGGAGAGAAATCAATGTGCAAAGTTGGCAAAAAATCATCTCttccctagtttttttttccttctcctccgCCAACCTTCCTTTCCCTATCTTGTTCTCTACCCCCGGCAACACCACCACCTCCGACCACCATGCACGACCTTCCTTGCATCGCCAAGAATGACTCCAGCAATCGTCTGCCTCCAGCCAAGCAAGGTTACACCACCTCCTCTTTTTGTTTGTCCCCCTTCCCGATTTGGCCATTGCATGATTTTTCATGCAATGACCAGATAATTAGCATGGTTGCTCTGTCAGGCCAGCAACCACGCGAGCATAGGCTAGACCCAACCTAGATGGTTGAGCCAGGTCCAGCccagcacataaaaaaaatataccagGTCTGTTGGGCCATTTTTGGCCTAACCTAACTTGACTGGGTCTGGCCCAGATGGTTGGGCCAACCCAGCCCATAAAAAAGGGGGAACAGATTTGTTGGGCCACTATTGGCCC is part of the Populus trichocarpa isolate Nisqually-1 chromosome 7, P.trichocarpa_v4.1, whole genome shotgun sequence genome and encodes:
- the LOC7483138 gene encoding dof zinc finger protein DOF1.1 isoform X1, producing MIQELLGGAGLIGGERKIPINATILEGTPSPSPSLSPSPSPSSSTTSAATTSATNSTPSSAQENLRCPRCDSSNTKFCYYNNYNLTQPRHFCKTCRRYWTKGGALRNVPIGGGCRKNKNTSVSASVGKSGTNKMKTMASDIGRSGFGNGFEHELSSSPIMWASPQNSHILALLRATQNPNPSTLSNSIFVKEEGGLIGNQFISEPGVGTAALNARTLGLDPISQVPSLGLCSPFWKSNQHQQNGFTVGEAQNSGIQELYQRLRSSTNYYTDNPSAIVLSNVATSSSTSTSTILESAPVAGGELGYWNPAFSWSDLPTTNGAYP
- the LOC7483138 gene encoding dof zinc finger protein DOF2.4 isoform X2, with protein sequence MIQELLGGAGLIGGERKIPINATILEAQENLRCPRCDSSNTKFCYYNNYNLTQPRHFCKTCRRYWTKGGALRNVPIGGGCRKNKNTSVSASVGKSGTNKMKTMASDIGRSGFGNGFEHELSSSPIMWASPQNSHILALLRATQNPNPSTLSNSIFVKEEGGLIGNQFISEPGVGTAALNARTLGLDPISQVPSLGLCSPFWKSNQHQQNGFTVGEAQNSGIQELYQRLRSSTNYYTDNPSAIVLSNVATSSSTSTSTILESAPVAGGELGYWNPAFSWSDLPTTNGAYP